One part of the Gossypium raimondii isolate GPD5lz chromosome 1, ASM2569854v1, whole genome shotgun sequence genome encodes these proteins:
- the LOC105786317 gene encoding short chain aldehyde dehydrogenase 1, which translates to MMSSPAQSSVAKRLEGKVALITGGASGIGESTARLFLKHGAKVLIADIQDELGQSLCKELGTPDIISYIHCDVTCETDVQNAVDLAVSRYGKLDIMFNNAGIAGEDEVRAIASEGDNFRKVLDVNVVGGFLGAKHAARVMVPAQKGCILFTASVASLLYVGVPHAYITSKHAVVGLAKSLSGELGEYGIRVNCISPHGIATPMLFKTLKTSDKRKVEEIILRNGVLKGTILEAEDIAQAALFLASDEAKYVSGVNLPVDGAYSINNQTWKRV; encoded by the exons ATGATGAGTAGTCCTGCTCAGTCTTCGGTAGCCAAGAG GTTAGAAGGCAAGGTAGCATTGATAACTGGTGGTGCAAGTGGCATAGGAGAGAGCACAGCTAGGCTGTTTCTCAAGCATGGAGCCAAGGTTCTTATTGCTGATATCCAAGATGAATTAGGTCAATCTCTCTGCAAAGAGCTCGGAACCCCAGATATCATCAGCTACATCCATTGTGATGTGACGTGCGAAACCGATGTCCAAAACGCCGTGGACTTAGCGGTCTCTAGGTATGGTAAGCTTGATATCATGTTCAATAATGCCGGTATTGCAGGGGAGGATGAGGTGAGAGCCATTGCTTCAGAAGGAGATAACTTTAGGAAGGTCCTTGATGTCAATGTGGTTGGTGGTTTCTTGGGTGCCAAGCATGCTGCTCGAGTGATGGTTCCGGCCCAAAAGGGGTGCATTCTCTTCACCGCTAGCGTCGCTTCATTGCTTTACGTCGGCGTTCCTCATGCCTACATCACATCAAAGCATGCTGTGGTGGGATTGGCTAAGAGCTTGAGCGGGGAGTTAGGGGAGTATGGGATACGAGTCAATTGCATCTCACCTCACGGCATTGCGACTCCTATGTTGTTTAAAACGTTAAAGACATCGGATAAGAGAAAGGTAGAAGAGATAATTTTGAGAAACGGAGTGTTGAAAGGGACCATACTCGAAGCAGAAGATATTGCGCAGGCTGCCCTGTTTCTAGCTAGCGATGAGGCCAAATATGTGAGTGGTGTCAACTTGCCAGTCGATGGAGCCTATAGTATCAATAATCAAACATGGAAAAGGGTCTGA